From Macrobrachium rosenbergii isolate ZJJX-2024 chromosome 17, ASM4041242v1, whole genome shotgun sequence, one genomic window encodes:
- the LOC136847867 gene encoding uncharacterized protein isoform X1: MIMFSPRVKPTTILVFIFLILLIILYDGSDIIRSNKSAGAMREVTIQLKPCSCNRTINTTWTNFDDQFTQVNSNCGPWATARGTDQKVVSYSIYGKFPGDYYYGLEQNTMGVKQLYPQWTMRVYHDENLWQSSEQHGWACNLACNNSHLDFCDTSHIPDLGNVNTTWGSLWRFIVVGDPTVDRYIVRDSDSPILQREVDAVHEWIESGKCYHVMRDNPHHAVEMLAGMWGGCNYKDPAYSAKSTDIRRNMLEYGRHPNQDQPALWLHMWPEVQSDGIFHDAFTCMRFPGSQPFPTERNGNTYVGMRTYREGYQLDGIRRTCPEICRPINHQEWEFC; this comes from the exons ATACTCTACGATGGAAGTGATATTATTCGGAGTAATAAAAGTGCAGGTGCAATGAGGGAAGTAACAATTCAATTAAAACCATGCTCCTGTAACAGAACAATCAACACCACATGGACAAATTTTGATGACCAATTTACCCAAGTGAATTCCAACTGTGGTCCATGGGCAACAGCCAGAGGTACAGACCAGAAG GTTGTGAGTTACTCAATTTATGGAAAATTCCCAGGAGATTATTATTACGGTCTTGAACAAAATACAATGGGAGTCAAGCAACTCTATCCACAATGGACTATGAGAGTTTACCATGATGAGAACCTCTGGCAGTCATCAGAACAGCATGGATGGGCTTGCAATCTTGCATGTAACAACTCACATCTGGATTTCTGTGACACATCTCATATACCag ATTTGGGCAATGTGAATACAACCTGGGGATCTCTGTGGCGCTTCATTGTTGTGGGCGACCCTACTGTGGATCGTTATATAGTGCGTGACTCTGACTCCCCAATCTTGCAGCGTGAAGTTGATGCAGTGCATGAATGGATAGAATCTGGTAAG TGTTACCATGTAATGAGGGATAACCCACATCATGCTGTGGAGATGCTGGCTGGTATGTGGGGAGGCTGCAATTATAAGGACCCTGCATACTCTGCCAAATCAACAGATATCAGAAGAAACATGCTGGAATATGGACGACATCCCAACCAAGATCAACCAGCACTATGG TTACACATGTGGCCTGAAGTACAAAGTGATGGAATATTCCATGATGCATTCACCTGTATGAGATTTCCAGGGTCACAGCCCTTTCCTACTGAAAGAAACGGTAACACATACGTTGGAATGCGAACATACAGAGAAGGCTACCAGTTGGATGGTATCCGAAGAACTTGTCCAGAAATATGTAGGCCAATCAACCACCAAGAATGGGAATTCTGCTAA
- the LOC136847867 gene encoding uncharacterized protein isoform X2 encodes MGVKQLYPQWTMRVYHDENLWQSSEQHGWACNLACNNSHLDFCDTSHIPDLGNVNTTWGSLWRFIVVGDPTVDRYIVRDSDSPILQREVDAVHEWIESGKCYHVMRDNPHHAVEMLAGMWGGCNYKDPAYSAKSTDIRRNMLEYGRHPNQDQPALWLHMWPEVQSDGIFHDAFTCMRFPGSQPFPTERNGNTYVGMRTYREGYQLDGIRRTCPEICRPINHQEWEFC; translated from the exons ATGGGAGTCAAGCAACTCTATCCACAATGGACTATGAGAGTTTACCATGATGAGAACCTCTGGCAGTCATCAGAACAGCATGGATGGGCTTGCAATCTTGCATGTAACAACTCACATCTGGATTTCTGTGACACATCTCATATACCag ATTTGGGCAATGTGAATACAACCTGGGGATCTCTGTGGCGCTTCATTGTTGTGGGCGACCCTACTGTGGATCGTTATATAGTGCGTGACTCTGACTCCCCAATCTTGCAGCGTGAAGTTGATGCAGTGCATGAATGGATAGAATCTGGTAAG TGTTACCATGTAATGAGGGATAACCCACATCATGCTGTGGAGATGCTGGCTGGTATGTGGGGAGGCTGCAATTATAAGGACCCTGCATACTCTGCCAAATCAACAGATATCAGAAGAAACATGCTGGAATATGGACGACATCCCAACCAAGATCAACCAGCACTATGG TTACACATGTGGCCTGAAGTACAAAGTGATGGAATATTCCATGATGCATTCACCTGTATGAGATTTCCAGGGTCACAGCCCTTTCCTACTGAAAGAAACGGTAACACATACGTTGGAATGCGAACATACAGAGAAGGCTACCAGTTGGATGGTATCCGAAGAACTTGTCCAGAAATATGTAGGCCAATCAACCACCAAGAATGGGAATTCTGCTAA